A single window of Culicoides brevitarsis isolate CSIRO-B50_1 chromosome 3, AGI_CSIRO_Cbre_v1, whole genome shotgun sequence DNA harbors:
- the LOC134833502 gene encoding leucine-rich repeat-containing protein 15-like has translation MNYKLKFLLFSCFFASLTAEQNYECKEHLPFHDYGSCLINKFEPGRNSYNFFSNKNPKFINKVHFNASRYPELPSLIFHTFKNLTYLNVTSMGIDHIDPKNMGDASSLLDLHLSKNRIKELLDESFADAPNLESLYLSKNEIKTISKNSFKGLGELRILALDSNKIEVLDKDTFLYNAKLHRIDLGNNLLKEVDTLLFFPCKVLKELIINKNRLVSLTLVFEYNFLMKLIANQNKIVTLTLDADKVSRSQNTSTVIQAIENNIENFFVSDKYKVTALHLYKNKLKDFKPIWKLETLKSLSLSSNSIGYVNQSSFANMGKLEELYLSRTDLFFSDPDTFKALKRLKKLDIGYNNLRFIDFMDFRPLVSLEDLAIHANALTDLNVHSLKQSLPHLKRIFISGNNFLCDVLARIVEHLERVGIQPTGDFKTLSKVDASKIHCNPKQDNDAEMVNSREQMLYFEGKISTMMKEMERRINEQFTEISEKFCRLEHLLSQTTTTSKGDTRNLKSTAESSLCSDF, from the coding sequence AtgaattacaaattaaaatttttactattttcatgttttttcgcATCCTTAACTGCTGAACAGAACTACGAGTGCAAGGAACATTTGCCTTTTCATGACTATGGATCGTGTCTCATCAACAAATTCGAGCCGGGACGCAATTCTTACAACTTTTTCAGCAACAAAAACCCCAAATTCATCaacaaagttcattttaatGCATCACGTTATCCCGAACTGCCATCTTTAATCTTCCatacgtttaaaaatttgacatatttGAACGTGACTTCGATGGGCATCGATCATATTGACCCAAAAAACATGGGAGACGCTTCGTCGTTGTTGGATTTGCACTTAAGCAAGAACCGGATCAAGGAATTGTTGGATGAATCATTTGCGGATGCGCCTAATTTGGAGTCTCTGTACCTGTCGAAgaacgaaataaaaacaattagtaaaaattcgtTCAAAGGATTAGGAGAATTGAGGATTTTAGCGTTGGatagtaataaaattgaagttttggaTAAAGATACGTTCCTGTATAACGCAAAATTGCATCGAATTGACTTGGGAAATAATTTGCTGAAAGAAGTTGATACTTTACTCTTTTTCCCGTGTAAAGTCTTGAAGGAATTaattatcaacaaaaatcGACTTGTGTCTCTGACACTCGTGTTCGAGTATAATTTCCTCATGAAATTGATCgcgaatcaaaataaaattgtaactcTCACATTGGATGCCGATAAAGTATCTCGTTCGCAAAATACCTCGACTGTCATTCAAGCAATCGAAAATAACatcgaaaatttcttcgtttcCGACAAATATAAGGTAACGGCATTGCATTTGTACAAGAACAAGTTGAAAGATTTTAAGCCGATTTGGAAATTGGAGACGCTTAAATCGCTCAGCTTGTCTTCGAACAGCATCGGGTACGTGAATCAATCATCTTTTGCGAATATGGGAAAACTTGAGGAGCTGTACTTGAGTCGAACGGATCTTTTCTTCAGCGATCCCGATACTTTCAAGGCCTTGAAGCGATTAAAAAAGCTCGATATTGGCTACAATAATTTgagatttattgattttatggattttcgcCCGCTTGTGAGTTTAGAAGATTTGGCAATTCATGCGAATGCTCTCACGGATCTCAATGTTCATTCGTTGAAGCAAAGTTTGCCGCATCTCAAGCGGATTTTCATCAGcggaaataactttttatgcGATGTGCTTGCGAGGATTGTTGAACATTTAGAACGCGTCGGGATTCAACCAACGGGAGACTTTAAAACTTTGTCGAAAGTCGATGCCAGTAAGATTCATTGTAACCCGAAGCAGGATAATGACGCCGAAATGGTCAACTCACGCGAACAAATGCTCTATTTCGAGGGAAAAATCAGTACGATGATGAAAGAAATGGAACGTCGCATAAACGAGCAGTTTACAGAAATTAGTGAGAAATTTTGTCGTCTCGAGCATTTGTTAtcgcaaacaacaacaacgtcgaAGGGCGATACACGCAACTTGAAATCGACGGCGGAATCGTCGCTATGTAGtgacttttga